From Oncorhynchus keta strain PuntledgeMale-10-30-2019 chromosome 25, Oket_V2, whole genome shotgun sequence, one genomic window encodes:
- the LOC127911914 gene encoding PPE family protein PPE10-like: MPITQENALSHIHLLEDWLLVAQTRYEDHYGDPDQQSTTSRDPDQDSYQESEHEEDACSTVGSSTVGSSTVGSSTVGGSTVGSSTVGGSTVGGSTVGSSTVGSSTVGGSTVGEQHGRWQHGQWQHGR; encoded by the exons ATGCCCATCACCCAGGAGAACGCCCTGAGCCACATCCATCTACTGGAGGACTGGCTCCTGGTGGCTCAGACCAGGTACGAGGACCACTATGGAGACCCAGACCAGCAGTCCACCACCAGCAGAGACCCAGACCAGGACTCGTACCAG GAGTCAGAACACGAGGAGGATGCCTGCAGCACGGTCGGTAGCAGCACGGTCGGTAGCAGCACGGTCGGTAGCAGCACGGTCGGTGGCAGCACGGTCGGTAGCAGCACGGTCGGTGGCAGCACGGTCGGTGGCAGCACGGTCGGTAGCAGCACGGTCGGTAGCAGCACGGTCGGTGGCAGCACGGTCGGTGAGCAGCACGGTCGGTGGCAGCACGGTCAGTGGCAGCACGGTCGGTAG